The Cucurbita pepo subsp. pepo cultivar mu-cu-16 chromosome LG05, ASM280686v2, whole genome shotgun sequence nucleotide sequence TTCGtgaaaaacttaattttaataaaattaacgAGTCtgtgaaaattattattattatttaaaaaaaaaaaaaaaaacctaagtTTATATAGtctaatttaatgaaattaaaaaaattccccACCCAAAAGTATTATGTTGGGTAGattaatagaaatagaaaaaataaaaacattatggtaaaaaattattataaagtttccaactccaaaaagaatataaaatgatAATGTTCAACCTcccttcattttatttatttaatttaaaaataaatatggcTCGAATTTGGTGAGAGATTCCAATataactaaatataaatataatattgtaaaaacaattatatattatttttattattattactatttaaaatataaacacaacggaaaataagttttaaaatgtcggtatttataaataaacgGTGTGAGCAGCCGCAGAGGATCCGAACCCCTCACACAAAGATTTTGGGTGCGATTAGTTCGAGGTGTGAACCGAGTTAGACTCAACAGTTTAacattctctctttctctctctacaatttcttttttagtttaattgttttcttttttcgtttaattgttatttatttattttattttattttattttattttattttgggagAAAGTTTATATAGAATTGCTGATACTCGCCGTCTTCATTGTCGTCGAAGTAGGCGACTCGGTCCTCTGTGGAAACCAACCATCGCCCGCTGGATGTTCTGCTCCGCCGTGTTGTATCTATAttgtgttcttgttgttgttgttgctctGATTCTCTGATCGCCATGAGTAAGAAGCGACGGTCTGATGCTGATACGGCTTTCCCCGGTCTTCGCCAGCTTCTCTGTGATGTTTTCTTCCGTCGCCGGCGTTTTTACTATCATGTTTTGCCGCTTCTTTCCGCACTTGCTGGttgtgtttttgtttgctttgttgctctgtttcttcttgttGCTTCTCCTGTTGTTCATCGTGATCATCTTCACTTGACTCTCTTTCATGGCGGAAGCTCGGTACGGTCGATTCTCTGTTCTTGCGCTGTTTTGGTATTTATTACTtattgtgtgtgtgtgtgtgtgtgtgtgtgtgtttttcttatattttcagATAGACCAAGGCATTGAGGATGAATCGAGTTCTAATTTGGAAATGAAATCAATCATCGGCGTTTCGGTATGGAATTTGTGTATTGTTCGATCGGAGAATTTGAGCTCTGGTTTTTGTGTCTTTGAGACTTCGAATAtttgattcttgaattttcttatGCCGTGTTTGTTCAACAATGTGTAGGGAAGTGGAGGCAGATTCGAACGTGATGTATGGGTCACGGATCAATCGAGTTTCTTCTATGGCTGTAGCAATGCTAGCAAGAAGTTCACACGTAAAGTACCGAATTCTACGGTTCAATTTTGATACTTAGTACCTAGAATTTAGGCTTTTCTTTGTTCAATTTGAATATAGATtgtataattctttttcaatttttcaatgaGGGTTAACTTTGTTCCACGCGGCTCTTCCTTAAATCTGACCTGTGTTCTATTAAATGCAGCGGCCGCTGAGAAAACCGATCCCGACAGATACTTGCTGATTACTACGAGTGGAGGCCTTAATCAGCAAAGAACAGGGGTAAGCCCTGTCTACTACTCAATCCCGGATTTATTGCAGTTATCGTTTTGGAGATAGTAAAGTTGTCAATtagttgtaaattttttaaattagttcaTTGATGGAATTGATCATCCTATTCAAACATTCTTTCTCATTTCCCAATAAATTCTTGATTtatgaccaaaaaaaatataaaaacaaaaaattatctGGCTTTGGTTGACTGGAATAAGTTGccaaagatatatatatttctattggAATCGTATATGTGCTGgctcagtttttttttcttttggtatttAATCAACATGGTGAAGGATCCAACTGGACAGTGCCTTACCTTGTTTGCGCCTTAAGAATACCTGGATATTTGAATGATCAAATGAAATTCCACGCACAGTTAATAATGAGTTACAGCTTTTAAATTGATGTCAGTTGTCTTCTATATGAATCTTGAAAcatgcgtttttttttttcctatctGCTAATTGTAAACAATGAATTCGGGTGTTCTTGTCTCGTTCTTCCCATAATATGTTAGAAATATGGATGCAGATAACAGATGCTGTTGTTGCAGCTTACATTTTGAATGCCACTCTAGTTGTTCCCAAGCTGGATCAAAATTCATTTTGGAAGGATAGCAGGTTTCTAATAAATACCTTTCAATCACATCCTTTTTTAGGCTACTTTTCTAATTGTCATTAATGTGGTGGAAGTAAACTTGGTAAATCTATGGTATTTATATCCAAATGGTGTTTGATGCAGCAATTTTGCAGAAATTTTTGATGAGGACTGgtttattaaatttctctCGAATGATGTTCAAATCATCAAGGATTTACCAATGGAAGTTGGGAAAACTTTGACTCCTCATAGGATGCGTGTTCCAAGGAAGTGTGATCCAGAATGCTATGAAAAACATGTCCTTCCTGTTCTTAAAAAGAAGCATGTAAGTATGCAGTTCAGTGCAAACTTATGCACGTTTTAGCAAGTCATTAATACTGCCACTATACCTTGTGTTATCATTGGTGCTAGACAAGGCCCTATCTGATTTGGTATTGTAGAAAATTGCCCGTTTGAGGAGTAAACTATTTGCAACTCCAATAAATATCTCAGTGCTCATTAGTGCGTGTTGTGTCTGCATAACTTAATGAGGCTTTAACACTAGTCGATTTCTAGGTGTTCTTCATGATCACTTGTCATGTGTTGTGTGTATGTGCCATGTGTAGGTCGATTGTCCTTTTTAGTTTTGTGAAAGCATTTTGATAATTGAAAATCTGGGTCAAGTTATtaaggttttctttttttttctctgcaGGCTGTTCGGCTTGGAAAATTTGATTATAGGCTTTCAAATAGGCTGACAACTGACTTACAGAAGTTAAGATGCAGAGTTAACTATCATGCATTAAAGTTTACTGAAGAGATCAATGAAATGGGCCAAGCATTGGTTGAGAGGATGAAGATCAAAAGCAAACATTTTATTGCCCTACATTTGAGGTGATTCAATCAAGATTCTTAACTGCTTCTAACATGATCATAGCTGAATGCTGATTTAAGTAATGCGATTAGATGAATTTCAATTTACTTATTTAGTTTGTACTATTGTGATGGCATAACTTGATATAGCTGAACTCAAATTTAAGCTGTAGAACCTAAATGATTTTTGGAGCATTTTTGTGAATGGAAATTTGGAGGTTTGTTGATGTAAGTTTGGGTATCATCATATAGGTTTGAGCCTGACATGCTTGCATTTTCTGGCTGTTATTATGGTGGGGGGAAAGATGAGAAGGAAGAACTTGGAAAAATTCGGAAGAGATGGAAAAGCTTACATGTAAGGTTTCATTTTGTTCAACAAAACTATCATCTAACTAACGCAGTAAACATTAACCTGGATTGGAATTTGGAATATGAAATCTCATCCTCTTTGATTTGCAGGCAAGCAATCCCGATAAGGAACGAAGGCAGGGAAGATGCCCTCTTACTCCCGAAGAAGTCGGTCTGATGCTTCGAGGGCTCGGCTTTGGAAGTGATGTGCACCTTTATGTGGCATCTGGTGAAGTATATGGAGGAGAAGAAACTCTAGCTCCACTGAAAGCAATGTTTCCAAATTACCATACCAAGGAGACTCTTGCCAGCCCGGAAGAGTTGGCACCCTTTTTGCCATTTTCGTCTCGTATGGCTGCGATCGACTTCATTGTTTGTGACGAAAGCAATGTTTTTGTCTCGAACAACAATGGGAACATGGCTAAGATTTTAGCAGGACGAAGGTACATTACGTTCACGTTGCACCCTTATCAATCCTCTTACTAACATCTTTAAGCACTAATCCAATTCCGAACTTCGTCGAAACCTTTCTTGCTTTACACAATGAGTAATCAAGTACATTTCCTTGTTGTAGGAGATACTTCGGTCATAAACCAACCATCCGTCCGAACGCTAAAAAGCTGAACCGACTATTCATGGACCGAAACAACATGACATGGGAACAATTTTCATCCAAGGTCCAATCTTATCAAGTTGGCTTCATGGGAGAGCCAAATGAGGTGAAGCCAGGGAGAGGTGAGTTCCATGAAAACCCATCAGCCTGCATTTGCGGGAATTATGACTCACATGTCATGAGTGACCCATCTCATGTCAACCAAATTCATCACAATCACACCGAAGACGTCAATGAAAACAACCATGGCTACAACGAAACGAGCAATTCGACAAAAGAACAAACCGCAACAGAAGACGACCAAGAATGGACTGGATTGGAATATTTAGACATCGGAAACGACTTGGGAGAGAGAAGATTGCACACTCTCATTGACTCTGATCTTGGCGTTCGACCCAAACCCGAACAACCAGAATTGGAAGAGTTATTTTCAGACTAAAAAGACGGTTAGTTCAATCCAACTTTGACCAATTTTTTTAGGGGGTAATTTTTTGTTACCCTTACAGATGcataaaacatttttcatagTAATAGGGATAGAAAGGTTTGCATTCTGTACATAACTGTTGTGGGGGAAACAATACAGCTTGACATAGGCTTTGAAATTTGTACATCAAGGAAACATTTAGATAGAGAATTACAAGGCATAAAAGG carries:
- the LOC111794630 gene encoding protein ROOT HAIR SPECIFIC 17-like; the protein is MSKKRRSDADTAFPGLRQLLCDVFFRRRRFYYHVLPLLSALAGCVFVCFVALFLLVASPVVHRDHLHLTLFHGGSSIDQGIEDESSSNLEMKSIIGVSGSGGRFERDVWVTDQSSFFYGCSNASKKFTPAAEKTDPDRYLLITTSGGLNQQRTGITDAVVAAYILNATLVVPKLDQNSFWKDSSNFAEIFDEDWFIKFLSNDVQIIKDLPMEVGKTLTPHRMRVPRKCDPECYEKHVLPVLKKKHAVRLGKFDYRLSNRLTTDLQKLRCRVNYHALKFTEEINEMGQALVERMKIKSKHFIALHLRFEPDMLAFSGCYYGGGKDEKEELGKIRKRWKSLHASNPDKERRQGRCPLTPEEVGLMLRGLGFGSDVHLYVASGEVYGGEETLAPLKAMFPNYHTKETLASPEELAPFLPFSSRMAAIDFIVCDESNVFVSNNNGNMAKILAGRRRYFGHKPTIRPNAKKLNRLFMDRNNMTWEQFSSKVQSYQVGFMGEPNEVKPGRGEFHENPSACICGNYDSHVMSDPSHVNQIHHNHTEDVNENNHGYNETSNSTKEQTATEDDQEWTGLEYLDIGNDLGERRLHTLIDSDLGVRPKPEQPELEELFSD